In Mycoplasma sp. Mirounga ES2805-ORL, a single window of DNA contains:
- a CDS encoding IS3 family transposase, with the protein MSRVGNSLDNREIEYWFGVIKKELLNDLDYTKITFDELNEKIREYIFWYNNYRIQSNLGLKTPQQFAMAFIN; encoded by the coding sequence ATGTCTAGAGTTGGGAATTCATTAGATAATAGAGAAATTGAATATTGGTTCGGAGTGATTAAAAAAGAACTATTGAATGATTTAGATTACACAAAAATTACATTTGACGAGTTAAATGAAAAAATTAGAGAATATATTTTTTGATATAACAATTATAGAATACAATCAAATTTAGGTTTAAAAACACCACAGCAATTTGCTATGGCGTTCATCAATTAA